Proteins found in one Vallitalea guaymasensis genomic segment:
- a CDS encoding carbohydrate-binding protein produces MLKNKTLNIASFLICCILTINILNITSYAQSQTENVQLYSAKLHMDYGYKGYIKGYSSSGYIYVKNLAYDKKVTVHFMYNDTDWSDVSAHYYKTLPNGYEIWKYDTPYTTRVKYQYCGDNYCKFAIKYEVNGNTYWDNNNGNNYYLSQSKHQVELSKCNIGESKFYSSSKDLWFYLKNLGYNKTVRVRVTNDGWATYQDYDCTYHSSYSNGTESWYIDLEENGIDTTSSAASQYVIYYTVNGETYWDNNFGENYCF; encoded by the coding sequence ATGCTAAAAAATAAAACATTAAACATCGCAAGTTTTCTTATCTGCTGTATACTGACTATTAACATACTAAACATTACTTCTTATGCACAATCACAAACTGAAAACGTACAATTATACTCTGCGAAACTACATATGGATTATGGTTACAAAGGTTACATTAAAGGTTATTCATCATCAGGTTACATATACGTTAAAAACTTGGCTTATGATAAAAAAGTAACAGTTCATTTCATGTATAACGATACTGATTGGAGTGATGTATCAGCTCATTATTATAAAACACTTCCTAATGGTTATGAAATATGGAAATATGATACACCTTATACTACTAGAGTAAAGTATCAATATTGTGGAGACAACTATTGTAAATTCGCTATCAAGTATGAGGTTAATGGTAATACATATTGGGATAATAACAATGGTAATAATTATTATCTTAGCCAGTCAAAACATCAAGTTGAATTATCAAAATGTAATATAGGTGAGAGTAAGTTTTATAGTAGCTCCAAGGATCTATGGTTTTATCTAAAAAATCTTGGATACAATAAAACTGTTAGAGTACGTGTTACTAATGATGGTTGGGCAACATATCAGGATTATGATTGTACTTATCACAGTAGTTATTCAAACGGTACTGAATCATGGTATATTGACTTAGAGGAAAATGGCATAGATACAACTTCAAGTGCTGCTTCACAGTAT
- a CDS encoding DegV family protein encodes MPKFEIMCDSACDLPDYLIEEYDINIIPFYISFDQENYLRERIDITIDEFYDKLYNNFPKTSLPSVQDYINKFTPYAEEGKNLLCITLTSKFSGSYQSAVNAREIILEKYPDFNITILDSRLCTALQGLFVVEVARMKNDGLSLEEALLKTEKIIPTGRIMFTIGTLEYMQKSGRIGKVSAIAGNILNLKPLIVVRDGELFPYGTIRGRKKALKKIVAMTKEHFKKTGEDIDDYNFCIARGHHTDEAEKVADKVRDLGVKGDMPFYQVGSTIGTSCGPDPVGVIFIKNYKYV; translated from the coding sequence ATGCCAAAATTTGAAATTATGTGTGATAGCGCATGTGATTTACCTGATTACCTAATCGAAGAATATGATATTAATATAATACCTTTTTATATATCCTTTGATCAGGAAAATTATTTACGGGAAAGAATTGACATAACTATAGATGAATTCTATGATAAATTATATAATAACTTTCCAAAAACATCATTGCCTTCCGTACAAGATTATATTAATAAATTTACGCCCTATGCAGAAGAAGGGAAAAATCTATTATGTATAACCCTCACATCCAAGTTCAGCGGTTCTTATCAATCTGCTGTAAATGCTCGTGAGATCATATTAGAGAAATATCCTGATTTTAATATAACTATTCTTGACTCTAGGTTATGTACAGCTCTACAAGGTTTATTCGTTGTGGAAGTTGCAAGAATGAAAAATGATGGATTATCTCTTGAAGAAGCACTTTTAAAAACAGAAAAAATAATACCTACAGGTAGGATAATGTTTACCATAGGTACACTTGAATACATGCAAAAAAGTGGAAGAATAGGAAAAGTTAGTGCCATAGCAGGTAATATACTTAATCTAAAACCACTTATCGTTGTTAGAGATGGTGAATTATTTCCTTACGGTACAATCCGTGGAAGGAAAAAAGCACTTAAGAAAATAGTTGCTATGACGAAAGAACACTTCAAGAAAACTGGTGAAGACATAGATGATTATAATTTCTGTATAGCTAGAGGACATCATACTGATGAAGCTGAAAAAGTAGCAGATAAAGTTAGAGACCTAGGTGTAAAAGGAGATATGCCTTTCTATCAAGTAGGTTCTACAATAGGAACTAGTTGTGGTCCTGACCCAGTTGGAGTTATTTTTATTAAAAACTATAAATATGTATAA
- a CDS encoding calcium/sodium antiporter, with amino-acid sequence MKEFSPYLLFLIGFIMIIKGSDWFIDATIWIAKVLKVPNIIIGATLVSICTTLPEAMVSGSSAINGNASIAFGNALGSIACNTGFILGLTILLSRPEIKQKKKLRRTGLFLVFLLSLLTVFSLVFGEIARVTGFMFLGILVLYLYNNVKDAKMSSSEIKQDEEIEVTRSIIIKNMILFAIGITFTIIGANLLVTNGEKIAKMLGVPDIIIGVTLTAFGTSLPELVTAITAIVKKAHDISIGNVLGANILNIILVIGLSSSILPFKIQPSWLSYHIPFVFAIVLLLVAFTLFNKKRFHRWNGVLMIATYFAYIYFLVF; translated from the coding sequence ATGAAAGAATTTTCACCCTATTTGCTATTTTTGATTGGTTTCATCATGATTATTAAAGGCAGTGATTGGTTCATAGATGCTACCATATGGATAGCCAAAGTATTAAAAGTACCCAATATCATAATAGGCGCAACCCTAGTTAGTATATGTACTACTTTACCAGAGGCAATGGTATCAGGAAGTTCAGCTATTAATGGAAATGCAAGTATAGCGTTTGGTAATGCTCTAGGTTCAATTGCTTGTAATACTGGTTTTATACTGGGTCTAACAATTCTTTTATCAAGACCTGAGATCAAGCAAAAGAAAAAGCTTCGTAGAACAGGATTATTCCTAGTATTTTTATTAAGCTTATTGACTGTTTTTTCTCTTGTATTCGGAGAAATAGCAAGAGTCACAGGATTTATGTTTTTAGGTATTTTAGTACTCTACTTATATAACAATGTGAAAGATGCTAAGATGAGTAGTAGTGAAATCAAGCAAGATGAAGAAATCGAAGTTACAAGAAGTATTATTATCAAAAACATGATATTATTTGCTATAGGTATCACTTTTACAATCATCGGTGCTAATCTTTTAGTTACTAATGGTGAAAAAATCGCTAAGATGTTAGGTGTACCAGATATAATCATAGGTGTTACCCTTACAGCTTTTGGTACTTCCCTACCAGAGTTGGTTACTGCTATTACAGCTATAGTTAAAAAAGCTCATGATATATCTATTGGTAATGTTCTTGGTGCCAACATACTTAATATCATATTGGTTATTGGTTTATCATCTAGTATATTACCATTCAAGATTCAACCTAGCTGGTTAAGCTATCATATACCATTTGTATTTGCTATAGTACTTTTACTTGTTGCATTTACTTTATTTAATAAAAAAAGATTTCACCGTTGGAATGGAGTACTAATGATTGCTACTTACTTTGCTTACATCTATTTCTTAGTATTCTAA